AATACCTCAACCCTTATAAATACCCTACCAGGTTCGTTCTAAAGGTATTCTAAGTTGATTAATGAGAGAAATATTTTCCTCCCTAACTTAATTATCGAAGGCATTCTCTACAGGGTTTCTCGAgagtcttattttggttgcaggTTGGTAGAGTACGTGAAGGTGTCACGCGAATATACATCAACATTACCATTGCACGAGATGATATTAAAGAACCTTACGATTTTTATTTGTAACTTGATTAGTACATTTTATTTCTATcatgtacaatttttttttcctgagttGAAAGGGTAGGAAGTGGCTTCCATAACTAAGTTCTATTTGTTGGAATCAAACGTGATAGACTTAAATGAAGAGAAGCCCCTATTTATATCGTGAACATGTTAGTCAACAATGAATGTTGCATCAATAATAAGGGAAATGATACTCCCACCTACACTTTCTACTAACAAAGTGTACCaattctgtttcttttttaggatttttgtttctttatatttaagtattgtgtttttcattttttttttcattttttttaaaaaaaatacataaaaatgctttgaaaaagggaaaagaaaattacacAGTCAGTACCGAATTCAGTATCGACTATCGGTGACTCTAGCACCACCCCAATAAGAGTTCTACTATGCTTCAGGCTTAGTTTGTAACACTCTGGCCACACTGGCCAACATGTACATTGAGTTGGCttaagtgaaaaaaagaaactaacagcAAATGCCCCATTTGGTCAACCTCTTAAATCTttcaaaagagtaaaaaaatccTTAAGGAGCAGCCACAAGTTTTCCCCATCTGCTTGATCCTGAAGTTGTGTTCTCTAGTGTTGCATTGCATCCTCATCGCCTATAAGTGAAGATTCAACCCACGAAAGCAGGGTTCTTCAATGACACCATGAAGCTCTTGCATTTGcattttgattttcttctttttgatttaattttgggattttttttcaGGTTCTCTACTTTACATTTCGAAATCTTTGTAGAGTTTATGCTAAGATTGTTAAAAGGTACATATGTCTTTGCCTTTCTGGGTCCTCCCTGATTTTTGGGTTGAATAACTCTATTTTCcctttggttttgtttgttttttctttttcttttaaatttggcCATTCACATGTTATCATTTTGACTagcaaacacaaaaaatttcatttccacTAACATgtaatcatttttaatatttccagCATAAACCAAATTTGTGAAGGATTAATACCTTATTGTGTGCTTGGGAACCACCATATTGTAGTGCAAGTGTGTCACCCATAGCCTAATAGACTGTCACTAAGTTCTTTGCTAAATGAGCAACATGGACTGCTTAAATTTGACAAATGTTGTCCAATATGCGTATGGACTAGCTACCTTTGGTCGTTAGCTGCATGCTTAAGGATTTATAGAATTCCCTGCTCCTCAGGACCCTTTCTTTAGACATGCATTTGATGTCATAGTTTCCATTTGCATAACAACTTCCACCTCCATCAGAAAAATTTGCTTCCAAGTTCCCTGCATCCtcatttttattaacaaaaattctattctttagtccttttttttattatagagaTTCTCAAAAGAGTTGTGGCCGCTATATTTACTGCATCAACTAATCTTCTAAAGGAAGGCCATGAGCAACACAAAAAGTTTCAACAGTCAAAAAgatcacaaaaagaaaacaatcaaAGAAAGACCGAAGTGAGGACAATGACAAAGTCAAAAGTAGAAGAAATCTTGAGGTTTGCAAAAGTTTGTCGTCACCGAGTGACCTAGCTTTTGCGATTTGGGTTGGTACTGTTTGAAGAAAGGAAGCCTCCCTGGCCAATGTCGCCGTCGAGTTAAATAGCTAGTGTCGCTGTCGGTTTGAAGAAGTTGTTGCCGAAACTCATCgcatttgattttgagaaagCCAGCTCgtagtaggggtgtaaatccGTCCGGTTCAGTCTCAAGGAGAtatcggtccatcatttttccgaaCCAAACCAAATCGATCACTCCTagtggactggaccggaccgttagctatcggtccggGCCAGTTTCAAAATGGGGCCCAATCATACAAAAAAGTCCATCATTCTTGAAGTATACTAAAAAGCTTGCCATGTGTATTTTCGGCCcattagtataaaaaaaaattcacgatatttgtaattttaaataatacaactatttaatttaatttgcatatgttttacttaaaaatagcctaaaaaaaattgttcaaattatcaaaaatgataattatatattagttaattgatattagttgattaataattatatatttaacattttatattttcaatagttataaattagatgaaaattacataattcacttatataactaatatacaaaataatatatgtaatttataaaaaatatttaaaaatatatatttgtagtttgATCGGTCCGACCCGGTTCGGAatgaaaaaatctcattctaagACAGGACCTTTCGGTCCCACAAATAAAAAACCGAAACCTACTAAAAAAAGTTTTCAATCCGATCCAGTCAGTTTTTCTAGTCTAGACCGAAAATTTTAAGCCCCTAGTTCGTTGAAGAAGGGGTTCACGGGTGCCAATTTCTTCCTAACGCCAATTCATTCCCTTTTTGTATGGAGAGTGTGGCCATAGTGTCAAAGAACAgtctaataaatagaattttcgCCCCAATAATAAACCAATTTCGTTCTGAAAAGAGTTTCTTGGCTAGAAACCCAAACGGGGCCTCAAGTCCCTGAATGAATGGAATAGTGATCAGTGATTCCTCAGCTTAGTTTCACTCTCCCCCGTTGATTCTCCGTTCTGACTGCGAAAGTATACTCGTATTCAGAGCCCTCTTCTCCGAATCGAATATCATGAGGGTATTAGATAGGTACAGGCTCACTATCTTGCAATCTACGCCATTTTGTCTGCCTTTCACGAGGCcgcaaaaattcaaatttggtccattcaattttttcacTCAGAAGAGGTTCAAGAAACCAGTAATCTCTGCCCGAACTCGCTTGGAAGACCGAGTCAGGGACCCCAAGCTTGACAAGCTCGTCACCTCCATAAAAAAACTCAGAACCATCTTCAACCTGCTTGAGCTAATGTTGCAAAGAAAACGCGGTCCCTTCGTTTCCGTACAGTTGATGTCCCGGTGGAGGAACATCGTTGGACTAAACATCGCTATCGgcggttttattaaaaaatacccaCACGTGTTTGAGCTGTTTACGCATCCAATTAGGAGGAATTTATGCTGCCGCATTAGGCAGAAGGTAAGAGTTTTGATGAGGGAGGAAGAGAATGCTGTTAAAGAATGTGAGTTGGAAGCTGTATGCCGCGTGAAGAAGTTGTTAATGATGTCGGTCAGTGGCACTGTTCGTCTTCATGCTTTGAGGTTGATAAGAACGGAATTGGGTTTGCCCCGGGATTTTCGTGACTCGATTCTTGCAAAGTATTCTggtgattttaatttaattggttTGGAGGTAGTGGGATTGGTTTGTAGGGATGAGAATTTGGGAGTTGCCCAAGTTGAGACGTGGAGGGAGAAAGAGTATAGAGAGAAGTGGTTGAGTGAGTTCGAGACCAAACACGCATTTCCTATTAATTTCCCGACTGGGTTTAAGATCGAGGCAGGTGTTAGAGACAGGTTGAAGAATTGGCAAAGGCTACCGTATTTGAAGCCGTATGAGAGGAAAGAAGTAGTTCGGGTTCGAACTTGTGGAGGGATGGAGCGGTTTAAGAAGAGAGCAGTCGGAATTCTTCATGAGTTATTGAGCTTGACAGTGGAGAAAATGGTTGAAGTTGATCGTTTAGCTCATTTCCGAAGGGACTTTGCCATGGAAGTTAATGTGCGGGAACTACTTCTTGAGCATCCTGGAATTTTTTACATATCGACGAAAGGGAATCTACAAATGGTCTTTCTTAGAGAAGCATATTGCAAAGGATATCTGATTGAGCCCAACCCAATATATGTTGTTCGAAGGAAGATGTTGGACCTTGTCTTGCAAGGGTGTCGAAGTACTGGAGAATTTGTCACTGAGAAGGAAGTCAAGGAGGCTAGTGATTCTTTAGTCTATAGAACTGATGGTGAAGGTGGGAGAGATGGAGACTGGGTTATTCCAATTGTGGAGAGTCTTTGACAAAGGAAATCCTTACGACAGTGCAGGCgaaatcaattattaatttgaagaaGTTCACTGGAGGTAGTGAAAGTGATGCTTGCATTAAGGGTTAGTCGAATTTAACCATGTGATGATTGACATCTAATCTATGGAAAGTGGTCTTCTTCTCTCTAAAGTGTCAGATGATATCCTTCGTGGACCTCAAGGAGGTTGCCTCAAACAATGGACCACCCAAGGCGACTAGTTGCTAGTAACTCCCCGTGAAAAATATCGATTTTGGTAAGTTGCATCTCCCTGAATTCTTTTGTCTCGAGTGTTTATTTGGCCTGGATGTAGTAGTATCTCTTGATTGTTTCCCTAAACACCTGTTTGGCGCTGAAGAACCTGTACTTAATTTCATTGTCTAACTCGTGACATCTtcttgggttttcttttcttatggTTCATATCACAAGAATTTAGCACTTGCACGAAAAGAAGTGGTGCTTTCCTGTATGCTGAATAGTGTTCTCTATAGAAACAATTTTGTCATCAGTAATCGTTGTGATCCCCATATGTCTCATGTGCTGCCTTTAAATGGAGAGAAATGGCAAGAGCTTTGAAGATCGGGAACCTTTTTTGGATGAGCTTTAAGAGATTCTTTCTTCCTTCCAACACATTTTTCTGTGCATCTGTAGTTGTTCTTAACGGGGCTTGTTTTCCTGATTTATTTTATCCATTTGTAGTCCCTAACtgtaactaggtgttctctTTGTGTACTTCTTGTGTCCCTGGATTACGTCCATTTAcctctattaataaaattttattttaatataaaaagaaaagaaaagagaggccAACATCTTAGCACTTCTTTATCCTATTCTTCAAAATACATAaccaaaatctatttatttatttattttatatattgatttttacaatacatcatacatcagcttatctattttttctctatatcatttaaatattcttttttaatatattttttattcatttctaatATTTCCTCTAACTATTAATGATATTctcatatcttttaatatttacaatattttcctatatataatgtcatatttaaattacttaaaaaatagaaaaaaacttaagagtaaaactatatatatatatataaaaggaccGCTTCTAAGCGGTCTGGCCaatttttctcaaataacaGCCTTCCAATTACGTGCTGCCACTTCAAAAATTACATCAAATTCAAGTTACACTCGTTCACATGAGAAAGCAAACAAATAGGAAATCGATCTCCTCTTCATGGGAACCTCAACTATGTTGTGTTTCCAGTTTCACCGCCGAGCAAAGTTCCACCGCAGCAGTCCACCTCCACCAGTTTGTCACCCACTATGCCCATATGAAAATTGTCCACAAATTCTGGAGCGAAAGTACcaattttgtagaaaaaaatccaataaagaatgagagaaataCAGCACAGTTAATTAAATTGCATTGATATTAacattgaagatgaaaatgagagagagagagagagagagagagagagagagagagagagagagagaggcaggcTATTACCTTCCTGTGTTGCCGATCGAAAAAGAGATGCCCAAATCTAAGTATTTATTGCAGgtgaagaggagaaaaaacacCGTCAAAATGTAAGAAAAAGATTTCCCTCTCACatttgtagaaaaaaaaaagataaagacaagaacaaaatcttaaaaaagaattaacttacaaatttttagatttagatctataaaaaaattcaacttagaAAGTAAAGCACTTTAAAGAAATCCCCATgtaaatcataaatcaaaacACTTCGGAAAATTTATACTCAAATTTGTAGGAAAAAAAGAACCATAACTAACAATGACaaacaatgaaaatataaagCCTTACCAGAATCAAGAGGAGGAGGACGAGTCAGTCATGTCTAACCAATAATTTCTAttccttctcttctttgttCAAACAACGAAAATATAAAGTCTTACCAGAATGTTGTGGTGGGGTTTTAATAAGCAAGTTCATGATTGCGATTGACTAGAAACTAAAAAGAGAATTTGGGTTATTTTTCCTTGGCAAAAAATCTTGGATTTTTTTCCCCTGATGGTGAAGAGGGCCCTGGGCGAGAATGGAGAGTCGTAATACCCTGGGTTCTGTGGGAGAGAATGGGTAGAGAAGGAGAGAATACGTgctttttttaactaaatgcatgatGTCTtgatcattttcacatgaagtAAATTTAGCTTAAACCAAACAAACCTGATTTGTTcagagaaaattaatttaatttttagtatcTGTTCAATGCATCTATTTGATCCTGATGCCCCACACTTGATTGAAAGGGTAGCCTTATTATTAACA
This genomic interval from Juglans regia cultivar Chandler chromosome 3, Walnut 2.0, whole genome shotgun sequence contains the following:
- the LOC109014542 gene encoding protein ROOT PRIMORDIUM DEFECTIVE 1-like, producing the protein MRVLDRYRLTILQSTPFCLPFTRPQKFKFGPFNFFTQKRFKKPVISARTRLEDRVRDPKLDKLVTSIKKLRTIFNLLELMLQRKRGPFVSVQLMSRWRNIVGLNIAIGGFIKKYPHVFELFTHPIRRNLCCRIRQKVRVLMREEENAVKECELEAVCRVKKLLMMSVSGTVRLHALRLIRTELGLPRDFRDSILAKYSGDFNLIGLEVVGLVCRDENLGVAQVETWREKEYREKWLSEFETKHAFPINFPTGFKIEAGVRDRLKNWQRLPYLKPYERKEVVRVRTCGGMERFKKRAVGILHELLSLTVEKMVEVDRLAHFRRDFAMEVNVRELLLEHPGIFYISTKGNLQMVFLREAYCKGYLIEPNPIYVVRRKMLDLVLQGCRSTGEFVTEKEVKEASDSLVYRTDGEGGRDGDWVIPIVESL